From a single Candidatus Cetobacterium colombiensis genomic region:
- the ybaK gene encoding Cys-tRNA(Pro) deacylase yields MKKTNAMRELDRSKIKYEVIEYEVDENYLGAISVATKTGNDITKVFKTLAITNDKDELFIACIPGSDELDLKKMASAVNSKKVEMLELNKLKEKTGYIRGGCSPIGIKKRHLSLIHESCLKKDFIFISGGQKGLQIKIKPTDLISFLNMKVENIIIE; encoded by the coding sequence ATAAAAAAAACAAATGCTATGAGAGAATTAGATCGATCTAAAATTAAATATGAAGTAATTGAATATGAAGTTGATGAAAATTATTTAGGAGCAATTTCTGTAGCTACTAAAACTGGAAACGATATAACCAAAGTTTTTAAAACATTAGCCATTACAAATGATAAAGATGAGCTTTTCATTGCTTGTATTCCTGGAAGTGACGAACTTGATTTAAAAAAAATGGCTTCTGCTGTAAACTCTAAAAAAGTAGAAATGCTTGAACTAAATAAACTTAAAGAAAAAACTGGTTATATTAGAGGAGGGTGTTCTCCAATTGGAATCAAAAAAAGACATCTTTCTTTAATTCACGAAAGTTGTTTAAAAAAAGATTTCATATTTATTAGTGGGGGGCAAAAAGGACTACAGATTAAAATTAAGCCTACAGATTTAATTAGTTTCTTAAATATGAAAGTAGAAAATATTATTATTGAATAA
- a CDS encoding AEC family transporter has product MNTSNTFISVLSDKNIIGVMSSSISIMILGFYLGKKNKLSSSFSVPLGEIILTLSIPALSFNAFMKDFDKQTFSTGINILVWSFVIHLFFMISGSLFYKNLNLEKQLTLKIMSVFGGITVFGIPIAQALYGDLGIIYSSIFSIPYRVLLYSYGFIKMSGIKIDKKNIKAMFLNPVILATFIGLTIWIFQEILPQVNINGQNYAIFRIDKTAFWLYKPLAFLAGLCSPLAWLAAGLKLSELSIKESLRINIAWQFSIVKTILIPLFTLAIIFITNFFGILELSKVSLGVVTIMMATPTASVVIAYSLKYNKEPLITSSCSLLSTIFSLITIPILIAFLQIFN; this is encoded by the coding sequence ATGAATACATCTAATACTTTTATTTCAGTCTTATCTGATAAAAATATTATTGGAGTTATGTCCTCTTCTATTTCTATCATGATACTCGGATTTTACCTTGGAAAAAAAAATAAGCTCAGCAGCTCCTTTTCTGTTCCTTTAGGTGAAATTATATTAACTCTATCTATTCCAGCTTTATCTTTCAATGCTTTTATGAAAGATTTTGACAAACAAACTTTTTCAACAGGAATAAATATTCTTGTTTGGAGTTTTGTTATTCATCTATTTTTTATGATTAGTGGAAGTTTATTTTACAAAAATCTAAATTTAGAAAAACAATTAACATTAAAAATAATGTCTGTTTTTGGAGGAATAACTGTTTTTGGAATTCCTATAGCACAAGCGTTATATGGAGATCTAGGAATTATTTATTCCTCTATTTTTTCTATTCCGTACAGAGTTCTACTATATTCTTATGGCTTCATTAAAATGTCAGGTATAAAAATAGATAAAAAAAATATAAAAGCAATGTTTTTAAACCCTGTAATTTTGGCAACCTTTATAGGTCTTACAATTTGGATTTTTCAAGAAATATTACCTCAAGTAAACATAAATGGACAAAATTATGCAATTTTTAGAATTGATAAAACAGCTTTTTGGTTATATAAACCTTTAGCTTTCCTTGCAGGTTTATGTTCTCCTTTAGCTTGGTTGGCTGCGGGACTAAAACTTTCAGAACTATCTATTAAAGAATCTTTAAGAATTAATATAGCTTGGCAGTTTTCTATTGTAAAAACAATTCTTATACCTCTTTTTACTTTGGCCATTATTTTTATTACTAATTTTTTTGGAATTTTAGAACTTTCTAAAGTTAGTTTAGGTGTAGTTACTATTATGATGGCTACTCCTACAGCATCTGTAGTTATAGCTTATTCTTTAAAATATAATAAAGAACCTTTAATTACTTCTAGTTGTTCTCTTCTTTCAACAATTTTTAGTTTAATCACAATTCCAATTTTAATTGCATTTTTACAAATTTTTAACTAA